A single Candidatus Thermoplasmatota archaeon DNA region contains:
- a CDS encoding metallophosphoesterase, translating to MYQQKIIQILLCFLCVLLVSTIPIAESLGTPHAQSDNKTIIHTQTQTTTNTIKPGEIIDISFSTRYPSLDEPMFIDITIMGNPFGHPFYELIEIIDEYYGIIASPQGIRVIFGELPVTSGIILITRMPRQTVTIEYYPSIIGNHTLKFRAGCHPEKIEYLTVGFNQDGIMYPSIGCPQIISRDEENQLVILLSEQRDNHADAITLYEVLLQDTTTHATYTLDQNTEHYRFWIHRGNTRREDELIIHCSIDAIPNGLYDLYVRTERKQYSWKHAVQIQNSEPCQYTVVHLTDIHIGKAYTPFFEQLRFRRILSYITKNIQPAFILITGDIVDWANTKNHHQNFYQRFHHLIEQSTIPIYTLPGNHERYEHRFIRGYRPYINMQGYHRYLNPFNDYAFEYGNITYICLDSGYDLSRLDRGITPEASGLTTTQLHLLTQYFGDTHLCQIIAMHHPAVNDKNDKGFQSIPNPYPSGNNECITKNRQDFITYCVHHNVAVVLSGHSHKNKVLDSIGKPIVDQQQHPAFIQTASSTRSRNGILRTITVANGTVVDYALSTL from the coding sequence ATGTATCAACAAAAAATAATCCAAATACTACTCTGTTTCCTATGTGTCCTACTCGTAAGTACAATCCCTATCGCAGAATCACTAGGAACACCACATGCACAATCTGACAATAAGACGATTATACATACTCAAACACAGACGACGACAAATACTATAAAACCAGGAGAAATTATTGATATCTCATTTTCAACTAGATATCCATCACTTGATGAACCAATGTTTATCGACATCACGATCATGGGGAATCCATTCGGTCATCCCTTCTACGAGCTCATTGAAATAATCGACGAATACTATGGTATCATTGCTTCTCCCCAAGGAATCCGGGTGATCTTTGGAGAACTTCCTGTCACTTCCGGAATAATTCTTATCACTAGAATGCCACGACAAACAGTTACTATCGAATATTATCCTAGCATTATCGGCAACCATACCTTAAAATTCAGAGCTGGTTGTCATCCTGAAAAAATCGAATACCTCACCGTTGGCTTCAATCAAGATGGCATCATGTATCCTTCAATTGGATGTCCTCAGATCATCAGCAGAGATGAAGAAAACCAACTCGTCATCCTTCTTTCAGAACAACGAGACAACCATGCAGATGCAATTACGCTTTACGAAGTTCTGCTTCAAGATACCACGACTCATGCCACCTATACTCTGGATCAAAACACAGAACACTATCGTTTCTGGATTCACCGAGGTAACACTCGGAGAGAAGATGAACTTATCATCCATTGCTCAATTGATGCCATCCCTAATGGTTTGTATGATCTCTATGTCCGAACCGAACGAAAACAATACTCCTGGAAACATGCCGTACAAATCCAAAATTCTGAACCCTGTCAATACACCGTCGTACACCTCACCGATATTCACATCGGCAAAGCGTATACCCCGTTCTTCGAACAACTTCGATTCCGGAGAATATTATCGTATATAACTAAAAACATTCAACCAGCATTTATTCTTATCACTGGCGATATTGTTGACTGGGCGAATACCAAAAACCATCATCAGAATTTTTATCAACGATTCCATCATCTGATAGAACAATCAACCATTCCTATCTATACCCTGCCTGGAAATCATGAACGGTATGAACATCGATTCATCCGAGGATATCGTCCCTACATCAACATGCAAGGATACCATCGGTATCTCAACCCCTTTAATGACTACGCTTTTGAATACGGCAATATCACTTACATCTGCCTTGACAGCGGATATGATCTTAGTAGACTCGACCGCGGCATTACTCCCGAAGCAAGCGGTTTAACCACGACACAACTACATCTTCTTACACAATACTTTGGGGATACCCATTTATGTCAAATTATTGCCATGCACCATCCTGCAGTTAATGATAAAAACGACAAAGGATTCCAATCGATACCAAACCCGTATCCCAGTGGAAATAATGAATGTATCACAAAAAATCGACAAGACTTCATTACCTACTGTGTTCATCATAATGTTGCAGTTGTTCTCAGTGGTCATTCCCATAAAAACAAAGTTCTTGACAGTATAGGAAAACCAATCGTAGATCAACAGCAGCATCCTGCTTTTATCCAAACTGCATCTTCTACGAGGAGCAGAAACGGCATTTTGAGAACCATTACAGTTGCCAATGGTACTGTTGTTGACTATGCACTTTCAACACTCTAA
- a CDS encoding IS66 family transposase has protein sequence MQQQIIELTQRIHKLEQHVVDLEQENKELKEKITELENKLRQYENPHTPSSRQRFKGNIGRNNISSGKHGGVVGHQGAKRHIPKPDEIIPVTADNCPRCGSFLGDPIDVESRTIEEIPPKQRTKVTRYDCYTYDCPACRYRVTATHPDCPQVGNLGISLMTNITLLRFQLRGVIRRIQEFLWCHWGFDVSHTGVNDVLLRVGHAFQPRYEQLLWKIRTARFVYVDETGIRILGQNWWLWIFRTDTDDVLVVIRKSRGRDVLEEILGERFTGVGVNDGWRVYKWLPVVQRCWAHLLREVDEYKDASEHGRLLSEEMHRKFNRLKEFLGTDPSMEERQRQKEIWDEELQILVDEYIEYLDVRKVVKYIENGLGCWYTCLLYPGMQPTNNLAEQSIREHVIMEKIIGTFRSLKGPQSYQYIASLLATWKLQGKNIAEETENLLRSELCLSGA, from the coding sequence ATGCAACAGCAGATCATAGAACTGACACAACGTATCCACAAATTGGAACAGCACGTTGTAGATCTGGAACAAGAGAATAAAGAACTCAAGGAAAAGATCACCGAACTTGAAAACAAATTACGCCAGTATGAGAATCCTCATACGCCATCCTCTCGACAACGGTTCAAAGGAAACATCGGCAGAAACAATATTTCTTCTGGAAAACATGGGGGAGTAGTGGGCCATCAAGGTGCCAAGCGGCACATACCTAAACCTGATGAAATCATTCCAGTGACTGCAGATAATTGTCCAAGATGTGGTTCTTTTCTTGGAGATCCAATCGATGTAGAATCACGGACGATTGAAGAAATTCCTCCGAAACAAAGAACGAAAGTAACCAGGTATGATTGTTATACGTATGACTGCCCAGCATGCAGATACAGGGTGACTGCTACACACCCTGATTGCCCACAAGTTGGCAATCTTGGTATCAGTTTGATGACCAACATCACCCTTCTGCGCTTTCAACTGCGTGGCGTTATCAGACGTATTCAAGAGTTCTTGTGGTGCCACTGGGGTTTTGATGTAAGTCATACTGGTGTCAACGATGTTCTTCTGAGAGTTGGGCATGCGTTTCAACCAAGGTACGAACAGCTTCTGTGGAAAATCAGAACTGCGCGTTTTGTCTATGTTGACGAAACCGGTATACGAATTCTTGGTCAGAACTGGTGGCTGTGGATCTTCCGAACCGATACCGATGATGTCCTGGTAGTGATCAGGAAATCCAGAGGACGGGATGTCCTTGAAGAAATCCTTGGTGAACGGTTTACTGGAGTCGGGGTGAACGACGGATGGCGCGTATACAAGTGGCTACCTGTGGTGCAACGCTGTTGGGCACATCTCCTCCGTGAGGTGGATGAGTACAAGGATGCTTCAGAGCATGGACGATTGCTGTCTGAAGAGATGCATCGGAAATTCAACCGGTTAAAGGAGTTCCTCGGAACGGATCCATCGATGGAGGAACGACAACGACAGAAAGAAATTTGGGATGAAGAACTTCAGATCTTGGTGGATGAATACATCGAGTATCTGGATGTACGAAAGGTGGTAAAGTACATCGAAAACGGACTTGGCTGTTGGTACACCTGTCTGTTGTACCCCGGTATGCAGCCAACCAATAACTTAGCTGAGCAGTCGATTCGAGAACATGTGATCATGGAAAAGATCATTGGGACTTTTCGATCACTGAAAGGACCGCAGAGTTATCAATATATTGCCTCGTTGCTTGCAACGTGGAAGTTACAAGGGAAAAATATTGCGGAAGAGACTGAGAATCTCCTCAGAAGTGAGCTCTGTCTATCTGGAGCTTGA
- a CDS encoding DUF2061 domain-containing protein, producing MKEGKKRTIAKSISYRIICIISLALVTYIFTGNILQMTSIVVVFQTIQTVIYYFHERAWEIIKWGHA from the coding sequence ATGAAAGAAGGAAAAAAAAGAACCATTGCAAAATCAATAAGCTATCGAATCATCTGCATTATCAGCCTTGCTCTTGTCACCTATATTTTTACTGGCAATATTCTTCAGATGACTAGTATCGTAGTTGTTTTTCAGACAATTCAAACAGTAATCTATTATTTCCATGAACGCGCATGGGAGATCATCAAGTGGGGCCATGCATAA
- the uvrB gene encoding excinuclease ABC subunit UvrB has product MNQFKLTTNLVPKGSQPQAIQQLVEGIKKNYTCQTLLGVTGSGKTFTMAHVIQQIQRPTLVIAHNKTLAAQLYSEFKEFFPENRVEYFVSYYDYYQPESYIPQRDLYIEKDADVNPKIEQMRLSATASLLSRRDVIVVASVSCIYSVGDPRDFARMGFELTKNQIIDRRDLLRKLLEMQYERNDIDLQSGRFRVKGDIIDIVPGYYHNIIRIELFGSTIESIKEVDKTTGKTVDHFDYLFIYPAKHFVIPEESKQKAIRSIKQELEERLPQLGMFEAHRLKQRTLYDLEMIEETGFCKGIENYSRHFDGRKPGEKPFCLLDYFPKDFLLFIDESHRTLPQIQGMQHGEYSRKKALIDYGFRLPSAFDNRPLTFNEFEQYLHTVIFVSATPADYELTHSQQIVEQIIRPTGLVDPPVEVRKTTGQIDDLIAEIQRTVKRGDRVLVTTLTKKLAEELSEYLAEKKVKTRYLHSEIDTLERSEIIRELRLGVFDVLVGINLLREGIDIPEVGFIGILDADKEGFLRDERSLIQIIGRAARNVNSKVVLYADTMTKSIAQALQETNRRRNIQLEYNQKHGIIPTTVVKPIKEKVVEITDTKHIPRKDIPALIIDLEIQMRKASDDLDFEKAIMLRDKINKLKQQIKQ; this is encoded by the coding sequence ATGAACCAATTTAAACTCACTACAAATCTTGTACCTAAAGGATCACAACCTCAAGCAATCCAGCAACTGGTTGAGGGAATCAAAAAAAACTATACCTGTCAAACATTACTTGGTGTAACCGGGTCTGGAAAAACATTCACCATGGCTCATGTTATTCAACAAATTCAACGGCCAACCCTCGTGATCGCACATAACAAAACCCTTGCAGCTCAGTTGTACAGCGAGTTTAAAGAATTTTTTCCAGAAAATCGAGTAGAATATTTTGTTTCATACTATGATTACTACCAACCAGAATCATATATTCCTCAACGTGATTTATATATTGAGAAAGATGCTGATGTGAATCCAAAAATTGAACAGATGCGACTTTCTGCTACAGCATCACTACTCTCACGACGCGATGTTATCGTTGTTGCCTCTGTTTCGTGTATTTATAGTGTTGGTGATCCTCGTGATTTTGCACGTATGGGTTTTGAACTAACCAAAAATCAAATCATTGACCGAAGAGATCTTTTAAGAAAATTACTAGAGATGCAGTATGAACGAAATGATATCGACCTGCAGTCCGGAAGGTTTCGTGTGAAAGGAGACATCATTGATATTGTACCTGGGTACTATCATAATATTATTCGTATTGAGCTCTTTGGTTCTACCATTGAATCGATCAAAGAAGTCGATAAAACAACAGGAAAAACCGTTGATCATTTTGATTATTTATTTATCTATCCTGCAAAACACTTTGTAATACCTGAAGAAAGCAAACAAAAAGCTATAAGATCTATTAAACAAGAACTCGAAGAACGTCTCCCGCAACTTGGTATGTTTGAAGCTCATCGGTTAAAACAACGCACCTTATATGATCTTGAAATGATTGAGGAAACCGGTTTTTGCAAAGGAATTGAAAATTATTCACGTCATTTTGACGGGAGAAAACCTGGCGAAAAACCATTTTGTCTGCTTGATTATTTCCCCAAAGATTTTCTCTTATTTATCGATGAAAGTCATCGGACACTACCTCAGATTCAGGGAATGCAACATGGTGAATATTCTCGGAAAAAAGCATTGATTGACTATGGGTTTCGATTGCCGAGCGCATTCGATAATCGGCCGTTAACCTTCAATGAATTTGAACAATACCTACATACTGTTATTTTTGTCTCAGCAACACCAGCTGACTATGAACTTACTCATTCCCAACAGATCGTTGAACAAATCATCCGACCAACAGGATTGGTTGATCCACCAGTTGAGGTTCGAAAAACCACGGGTCAAATCGATGATCTCATCGCTGAGATTCAACGCACCGTGAAGCGAGGTGATCGAGTCCTAGTTACAACCTTGACGAAAAAACTTGCTGAGGAACTCTCAGAGTATCTTGCTGAAAAAAAGGTTAAAACACGGTATCTTCACTCAGAGATTGATACCCTTGAACGTAGTGAGATTATCAGAGAACTTCGACTCGGGGTTTTTGATGTTCTTGTCGGGATAAATCTCCTGAGAGAAGGTATTGATATCCCTGAGGTTGGTTTTATCGGTATTCTTGATGCTGACAAAGAAGGATTTCTGCGGGATGAACGTAGTCTTATTCAAATCATTGGTCGTGCTGCTCGCAATGTGAACTCAAAGGTAGTGCTCTATGCAGATACTATGACCAAATCTATTGCACAAGCACTGCAAGAAACCAATCGCAGACGAAATATACAACTTGAGTATAATCAAAAACATGGTATTATTCCTACAACAGTTGTAAAACCGATTAAAGAAAAAGTTGTTGAAATAACTGACACAAAACATATTCCACGAAAAGATATTCCAGCACTGATTATTGATCTTGAAATCCAAATGAGAAAAGCATCTGATGATCTTGATTTTGAAAAAGCAATCATGCTTCGGGATAAGATCAATAAATTAAAACAACAAATAAAACAGTAG
- the uvrC gene encoding excinuclease ABC subunit UvrC, whose protein sequence is MINIKKIPSTPGCYLFKDADNKILYIGKAADLRKRVASYIQRSSSDQKTVALMQHVVSVDFIVTNTELEAFILENILIKKHQPRYNINLKDAKTYAYIHITNEEYPRLLVARQKTNEGKYFGPFVSAQERDYILAVLQKIFHLRTCKKLPKKACLRYHINLCDAPCIQQISKDAYSQKIQHVKMILSGNIKKLIESLTKEMHQYAADQNFEQALQIRKQLEALRHLHQRQYVQRTVTYNEDVIHYQLKDGTVYLMMFNVDKGTLVNKQEYIFPETTDFFEEFLIQYYSENPIPSRVIVPVKLSATLHHFLETQKKKKVHIISPKKGAKKQLLDLVYKNIDFTFFGDSLKIEELKRQLNLPETPTVIECFDISHLQGTLMVGSMVQYRNGKPDKQNYRRFRIRTVDGVNDVAAIAEVINRRYQRLQQNMQEYPNLIIIDGGRGQLSSAYAELQKLGINIPIIALAKQYEEIYLPGKQQPIRLDKKDKALHFIQEIRDEAHRFALSYNRLLRKKKLKA, encoded by the coding sequence ATGATCAATATAAAAAAAATTCCATCAACACCTGGTTGTTATCTCTTCAAAGATGCAGATAACAAAATACTCTACATTGGAAAAGCTGCAGATCTCCGGAAACGAGTTGCAAGTTATATCCAACGATCGTCGAGTGATCAGAAAACAGTTGCACTCATGCAGCATGTTGTTTCAGTTGATTTTATTGTAACAAATACTGAGCTTGAGGCATTTATCCTTGAAAACATCCTTATTAAAAAACATCAACCAAGATATAATATCAATCTTAAAGATGCAAAAACCTATGCGTATATCCACATCACGAACGAAGAATATCCTCGACTACTTGTTGCACGGCAGAAAACCAATGAAGGGAAATATTTTGGTCCTTTTGTCTCTGCACAAGAACGCGATTATATCCTTGCGGTACTTCAAAAAATCTTTCATCTTCGAACCTGTAAAAAACTCCCAAAGAAAGCATGCCTACGGTATCATATTAATCTCTGTGACGCCCCCTGCATTCAGCAGATATCAAAAGACGCCTATAGCCAAAAGATACAGCATGTCAAAATGATTCTCTCAGGGAACATAAAAAAATTAATTGAAAGTCTCACAAAAGAAATGCATCAGTATGCTGCAGATCAAAATTTTGAACAAGCATTACAAATTCGAAAGCAGCTCGAAGCACTCCGTCACCTTCATCAACGACAATATGTTCAAAGAACTGTTACCTATAATGAAGATGTCATCCACTATCAACTAAAAGATGGTACTGTATACCTTATGATGTTTAACGTCGATAAAGGAACGCTTGTCAATAAACAAGAATATATCTTTCCTGAAACTACTGATTTCTTCGAAGAATTTCTTATTCAATATTACTCAGAAAATCCGATACCTTCAAGAGTTATTGTTCCGGTGAAATTATCAGCAACCCTGCATCATTTTCTCGAAACACAAAAAAAGAAAAAAGTACATATTATTTCACCGAAAAAAGGAGCAAAAAAACAGCTACTTGATCTTGTGTATAAAAACATTGACTTTACCTTTTTTGGGGATTCCTTAAAAATCGAAGAACTAAAAAGGCAATTAAACCTACCCGAAACACCCACGGTTATTGAATGTTTTGACATATCACATCTTCAAGGAACACTCATGGTTGGATCCATGGTGCAGTACCGAAACGGTAAACCTGATAAACAAAACTACCGGCGGTTTCGCATACGAACAGTGGACGGTGTCAATGACGTCGCAGCAATCGCAGAGGTTATCAACCGGCGGTACCAGCGATTACAACAAAACATGCAAGAATATCCAAATTTAATTATTATCGATGGTGGACGTGGACAATTGAGCAGTGCATACGCAGAGTTACAAAAACTTGGGATCAACATCCCGATTATTGCTTTAGCAAAACAGTACGAAGAGATCTATCTTCCTGGGAAGCAGCAGCCAATTCGGTTAGACAAAAAAGATAAAGCATTACATTTCATCCAAGAAATACGGGATGAGGCGCATCGTTTCGCACTTTCATATAATCGCCTATTACGGAAAAAAAAGTTGAAAGCATGA
- the uvrA gene encoding excinuclease ABC subunit UvrA encodes MKNIIIKGAREHNLKNIHVTLPRDKFIVITGLSGSGKSTLAFDTIYAEGQRRYVESLSAYARQFLGLMNKPDVDSIEGLSPAISIEQKTTSKNPRSTVGTITEIYDYLRLLFARIGVPHCPIHDVKIESQTPQQIAERIATEHKQMVVILAPLVRQKKGTYEQLFRDLNAEGYLRVRVNKQICRTDEEINLERYKKHDIDLVIDRVDPSDISRLTEACEHALQRSDGLLLVLDEKNTEYTYSATMACPHCGFIFEELQPRMFSFNSPFGACEECHGLGIKMDFDPDLIIPNKELSIADGAIALYKTLRDGWRNHYLGAVANHYGFSIFTPIKELNEKQYNALMYGSTERIMYNLSMKNGDVHYSHVGGWEGLIPQSERLYKQTESEYRRRDLERFMRISPCSKCQGKRLKQKVLAVKIAGKSIIDITDMSIQQCRQFFETLILSEKQTEIAKIILREIKTRLSFLEDVGLSYLTLSRNAGTLSGGEAQRIRLATQIGSNLMGVIYILDEPSIGLHQRDNKKLITTLCKLRDLGNTLIVVEHDEETIRNADYVVDMGPGAGIHGGSIIAKGTPQQIERNPRSLTGQYLSKKLCIPIPERRRSSTSMIRLKNCSENNLKNITVNIPTGIFTVITGVSGSGKSTLIYEILYKGLMKKLYNSKEQPGKHDAIICDTPIDKVIVIDQSPIGKTPRSNPATYTKVFDEIRTLFARTPEAKLRGYKAGRFSFNVPGGRCETCQGDGMIKIEMNFLPDIYIECEECKGKRYNKETLEVTYKNKTIADILSMSVEEAQNIFQNIPSISKKLDTLNQVGLGYIKLGQSATTLSGGEAQRIKLTRELAKKDTGHTLYLLDEPTTGLHFHDIRKLINVLNNLVDKGNTVVVIEHNVDVIKSADYIIDLGPEGGDLGGYLVAVGTPEEVAANPESHTGKVIRSVLYETQTL; translated from the coding sequence ATGAAGAACATCATCATCAAAGGTGCACGAGAACACAATCTGAAAAACATTCATGTGACCCTACCTCGTGACAAATTTATTGTAATTACAGGCCTATCAGGTTCCGGAAAATCAACGTTAGCATTTGATACGATCTATGCAGAAGGTCAGCGTCGATATGTTGAATCCCTTTCAGCATATGCTCGGCAGTTCCTTGGGTTGATGAATAAACCTGATGTTGATAGTATTGAAGGTCTCTCGCCAGCGATATCAATTGAGCAAAAAACAACCAGCAAAAATCCTCGGAGCACGGTTGGAACAATCACTGAAATTTATGATTATCTCCGTCTGCTTTTCGCTCGGATTGGTGTTCCTCACTGTCCAATCCATGATGTAAAAATTGAATCACAAACCCCCCAACAGATCGCAGAACGCATCGCTACTGAACATAAGCAGATGGTAGTAATTCTAGCGCCATTAGTTCGTCAGAAAAAAGGAACCTACGAGCAGCTTTTCAGAGATTTGAACGCTGAAGGATACCTGCGGGTTCGAGTCAACAAACAGATATGTCGAACTGATGAGGAAATCAATCTTGAGCGATATAAAAAACATGATATCGATCTTGTTATCGACCGTGTTGATCCTTCAGATATTTCACGGTTAACTGAAGCCTGTGAACATGCACTGCAAAGATCAGACGGATTACTTCTGGTTCTTGATGAAAAAAATACTGAATATACGTATTCTGCAACAATGGCATGTCCGCACTGCGGTTTTATCTTCGAAGAACTCCAACCACGAATGTTTTCCTTCAACAGCCCATTTGGCGCCTGTGAAGAATGTCATGGCCTTGGCATTAAAATGGATTTTGATCCAGATCTCATTATTCCAAACAAGGAGCTGTCAATTGCCGATGGTGCAATAGCTTTATACAAAACACTCAGAGATGGCTGGAGGAACCATTATCTCGGTGCAGTGGCGAATCATTACGGTTTTTCGATTTTTACACCAATCAAAGAACTCAATGAAAAACAGTATAATGCACTTATGTACGGATCAACAGAACGAATTATGTATAATTTATCGATGAAAAACGGTGATGTTCACTACTCTCATGTTGGCGGTTGGGAAGGCCTCATCCCCCAATCAGAAAGACTCTACAAACAAACAGAATCAGAGTATCGACGACGCGACCTCGAACGTTTTATGCGAATATCTCCTTGTTCTAAATGCCAGGGAAAACGGCTGAAACAAAAAGTACTTGCCGTGAAAATTGCTGGAAAATCAATTATTGATATCACAGATATGTCGATTCAACAATGTCGGCAGTTTTTTGAAACGCTTATCTTGTCAGAAAAACAAACAGAAATTGCAAAAATAATCCTCAGAGAAATCAAGACACGTCTCTCATTTCTGGAAGATGTTGGTCTGAGCTATCTGACCCTTTCACGAAACGCAGGAACACTTTCTGGCGGCGAAGCTCAACGCATTCGACTTGCTACTCAGATTGGATCAAATCTCATGGGAGTCATCTATATCCTTGATGAACCGTCGATCGGTCTCCATCAGCGAGACAATAAAAAACTGATAACGACGTTGTGCAAACTTCGAGATCTTGGGAATACTCTCATCGTTGTGGAGCACGATGAAGAAACCATTAGAAATGCTGACTATGTTGTTGACATGGGGCCAGGTGCAGGTATACACGGTGGAAGCATTATTGCAAAAGGAACTCCTCAGCAGATTGAAAGAAATCCGAGATCACTCACCGGACAATATCTTTCAAAAAAATTATGTATTCCGATTCCTGAACGACGACGCTCCTCAACATCGATGATACGATTAAAAAATTGTTCTGAAAATAATCTAAAAAATATCACGGTTAACATTCCAACAGGTATTTTTACTGTTATCACCGGTGTATCAGGTAGTGGAAAATCAACGTTGATCTATGAAATACTCTACAAAGGCCTCATGAAAAAACTGTATAATTCAAAAGAACAACCAGGAAAACACGACGCGATCATTTGTGATACACCGATTGATAAAGTTATTGTTATTGATCAAAGTCCAATTGGAAAAACACCGCGGAGCAACCCGGCAACCTATACCAAGGTGTTTGATGAAATCAGAACCTTATTTGCAAGAACTCCTGAAGCAAAACTACGAGGGTACAAAGCAGGTCGATTCTCATTTAATGTACCAGGTGGTCGATGCGAAACATGTCAAGGAGACGGGATGATAAAAATTGAGATGAATTTTCTTCCTGATATTTACATTGAATGCGAAGAATGTAAAGGAAAACGATACAACAAAGAAACACTTGAAGTTACCTATAAAAATAAAACCATAGCAGACATCCTTAGTATGAGTGTTGAAGAAGCACAAAACATCTTCCAAAATATTCCTTCGATTTCGAAAAAACTTGACACCCTCAACCAAGTAGGGCTTGGATATATCAAACTTGGACAAAGCGCAACCACGCTTTCTGGTGGCGAGGCACAACGCATCAAACTTACCAGAGAACTTGCAAAAAAAGACACCGGTCATACGCTCTATCTTCTGGATGAACCAACGACTGGTCTTCATTTTCATGATATCAGAAAATTGATTAACGTTCTCAATAATCTGGTGGACAAAGGAAACACCGTAGTTGTCATTGAGCATAATGTTGACGTGATCAAGTCAGCTGATTACATTATTGATCTCGGACCAGAAGGTGGAGATCTTGGAGGTTACCTCGTTGCAGTTGGTACTCCTGAAGAAGTTGCTGCTAACCCTGAAAGTCACACGGGGAAGGTTATCCGATCAGTACTTTATGAAACACAGACGCTATGA
- a CDS encoding THUMP domain-containing protein, protein MLSCMDADLIIIRYGELSLKSRYVRNQFELKLIHNIKYALTLENISCRIHREWGRIYLETDKISESVQLLEKIFGITSFSPAIQTASNFDSITKACFQYTDSLLDPTKSFALRVTRTGTHSFTSQDVAIHVGAQIGEKTKARVDLKKPNVELFIEIRDKKAFIFFEKIRGPGGFPVGSQGCVLALLENTDSLLAAWFLLRRGCRVEFAVVNKALIQPLKDFCRTWYISPKYYIFEDSEQNITYFLNDLAAKDTYDAVVVGNKLKTAEELRKIQWLKKELNLPVLHPLISLDVENVQQQVKTPEVHA, encoded by the coding sequence ATGTTGAGTTGCATGGACGCTGATTTGATCATCATTCGATACGGAGAACTTTCGTTAAAAAGTCGGTATGTTCGAAATCAGTTTGAATTAAAACTTATTCACAATATTAAATATGCACTGACGTTAGAAAATATTTCTTGTAGGATCCATCGAGAATGGGGCAGGATTTATCTTGAAACAGATAAAATTTCAGAGAGTGTGCAGTTGTTAGAAAAAATTTTTGGGATCACCTCCTTTAGTCCTGCTATTCAAACAGCAAGTAATTTCGACAGTATCACGAAAGCTTGTTTTCAATATACTGATAGTTTACTTGATCCTACAAAAAGCTTTGCGCTTCGCGTGACTCGCACAGGAACGCATTCATTTACCAGCCAAGATGTTGCCATACACGTAGGAGCACAAATCGGTGAAAAAACAAAAGCACGGGTCGATTTAAAAAAGCCTAACGTTGAACTGTTTATTGAAATTCGGGACAAAAAAGCATTTATTTTTTTTGAAAAAATTCGTGGGCCTGGCGGCTTTCCCGTAGGCAGTCAGGGATGCGTACTTGCACTTCTTGAGAACACTGATTCTCTGCTTGCTGCTTGGTTTTTGTTGCGAAGAGGTTGTCGGGTTGAGTTTGCTGTAGTAAACAAAGCGCTGATACAACCCTTAAAAGATTTTTGTAGGACCTGGTATATCTCTCCGAAATATTATATCTTTGAAGATTCTGAACAGAACATCACTTACTTTTTAAACGATTTAGCAGCAAAAGATACTTATGATGCAGTTGTGGTAGGAAACAAATTAAAAACCGCAGAGGAGCTACGAAAGATTCAGTGGTTAAAAAAAGAACTTAACCTGCCCGTTCTCCATCCGTTGATTTCATTGGATGTTGAAAACGTTCAACAACAGGTTAAAACTCCTGAGGTACATGCATGA